A region of the Streptomyces sp. NBC_00442 genome:
AACGTCGTGGCAATATCGCTTCCGGAGCTCTGTTTCGTAACTCGTCCCAGCGAATCGCGTTCAAACTGAACCGTCTCGCCCGCACCGTTGGTTCGCGTAACCAAATGACCGGCAGCGTTGTGGCTGTAGGTAGTGGTGCGCCCATTGAAGTCCGTCTCAGCCGAGACTCGACCGCACGCGTCATAGCTGAGGCGCAAACCGGCATCGTGCTTCCAGGGATTCGGCGCGAACTCCAGGACGAGACCCCCGCTCTTGTCGGTCGCCACCCGTACGCCGGCAAGCTGGAGATTCTTCACGCATCTCTGGTTGCCGTGCCCCATGTCATAGTGACCGGGATCGGAAGCGAAGGCCCAGGCACCGGGAGGCAACTCGGCCTGTAGGCGCGGCAATTCATCGATGTAGGGCCTGGGGTCGATGGAGAAGCCGCCGTCCTCCCAGACGACCATGGCGTACTTCATGCGCAACCTTCCGCTGCGATGGGGACGGGGGAAGCGGTCGCCTCCACGCGCCCGGGTGCTGCCCTGGGGATGGTCCAGGAGAGGGCCCTGGGGATGCGTCCCACCGAGCCCGGGGCGGCCCCGGACCGGCTGCCCTCCCCGCTCAGCGGGCCGGCGCGCGGCCCTCGAGCACGGCGATGGCGGCCTCGCTGAAGGCCTGGACCCGGGCGGTAGCGCCGCCCGGTGGGCCACACCAGTCCCCACTCGACCGGCGCGGCGCCCTCCAGGTTGACGTACGCGACATCGGGACGGGCGAAGTATCTCCTGACGTGGGCTCCCACGACGAAAACGCCCTCGCCCGCACCCACGAGCGTGAGCGCCTCGTTGAAGGTCGCCGTCACCGGCCCCGGCGTCACCGGCTTGCCGGCGGGCGTGCGGGGCGGTGCGATGTCCTCGCGCAGCGAGTCCGGAAGGGATTCGGGCACCCGCAGTACCGTCACGCGGGCCAGATCCTCCGCCGTCACCGTCCGGCGGCGCGTGAAGGGATGGCCGGTGGGCACCGCGAGCATCCGCGCCTCGCACACGAGCACCGGTCCCGTGGCTAGGTGCGGCGACGTCATCGGGTGGCGGGTCAGCGCGAGATCCACCTCGGCGGAGCTCAACCACGCCAGAACATTGGCCAGTTGAGCCTCTCAGATCTGTACGTCGCAGTCGGGGTGGCGGGCGCGGAACTCCTGGGCCGCAGCGACAAGCAGCTGGCCGGCGGCGCGGCCCGTGAAGGCCACCCGCAGCGTCCCGGTCACGCCCCTCCCGGGCTCGACCGCTCGCACGACCGCAGCGCTGATGCGGTCCCAGGCCGGCCGCACCTCGTCGTACAGGTCACGCCCGAGCGGGGCCAGCTCCACCCTGTGGCTGGTGCGGTGGAAGAGCGGGGCGCCGACGCGCCGCTCCAGCTTGGCGATCGTCTGACTCACCCGGGCCGTGGAGACGTGCAGCCGCTCGGCGGTACGCCCGAAGTGCAGCTCCTCGGCGAGCGCGAGGAACACCTCCATCTCGTGTCGCTCCAGCAAGCCGCCCACCCGCCCTGTTCGCTTTGATCCGTGCCGCACGGAGCGCTGCCGCATGGAGCCCTGCCGTGGGGCACCGTGCCACTCATCGTTAACCGTGACTTCACGATCGTGCACATACGCGCATTGATGGCCCGAGCCACCGGCACCAGTATCGACCTCGTACCCGCCGCCCGACCTGCAAGGAGCCCATCAACTACTCACTTCCGACCGCGCACTCGGCGCCTCCGCCCGCACCCCCTCCCTCCCCCATCACGCCGCCGACGCCGCCCGCGCCGTCGCCGACATCGCCGCGGGCCCCCCGCTGCTCGGCATCCGCGACGTGGTGGGCCCGGAGGTCATCGCCCTGGACGACATCGGCCGCCTCACCCTCGCGGCCCGCGGTGACTACCGCACAGTGACCACCGACGCCACGGCCGGCCCCTTCGCCCTGGCCCCCGCGGACGCCCTGACGGGCCGGGACGACGCACTGATCTGCCGCACGCGCTATGGCGATTGGCTCGCCGCCGCCGGCCAAGTCTGCAGGGTCTGCCGATGACCGCATCGGCGACGTCCCGCCCTCGACCGTCGACGATGTCGGGCGCCGCGAGCCCGTACCCCTCCGCCCTTCCGCAGGACGTCGGCTCGCCGGGCTGCACATCGAGTAGTGCGTCCATTGGAGCGGGTGAACGCCGCACCGGCTACTGCACCTGCGGGTTGAGCGCCCGGGTCACTTGCTTCAGCCTGCTCCAGGACTCTGGTCGGGTGCCGTCGCCGAGGGTGTAGTGAAGTGCGCCGGCGGTGGTGGGACCGAGGCGCAGGGGCGCCAGGTGCGGGGCGGGCGCCTCGTCGTGCGCGAGGCCTGCTCGACGCACCGCATCAGGGCCGAGCGTGAAGGACACTGGCACGGGGAGCGACTCGAAGTGCGAGGGAGCGGTCAGGTCACTTCGACCCGTACGCAGCGTGGCAAGCATGGTGGCAACGCCGTGGCGGGCGGTGAGCAGGCGGGCCAGTTCCGGGAGGGCGTCCAGCGGCGGGGCGATCCCGGGGGCGTACCCGAGGGCGAAGGTGGTGTCTTCCTCGATGCCGGCCTGGGTGTGCAGGACTCGCGTCGTGGCGATGGCCGGGTGTTCCGGACCCCCGATGGCGAAGAGCCAGGTGGACTGGGACCTCTGCGCGCGAGTACGGGCGAAGGCGGTCAACTGGCGTCTGGACCACGGCAGATTGACTGGCTCGGACGAGCCCCAGCCGATGGGCGGGGCCCCGGTCAGATGCTGCCAGGCCGTTTCGAGCGCGCCGCCGAGAAGCAGCTCTTCGGTCGCGGGTTGGATGGTGCGTATGGAGAGCAGTAGCTGATGCCCGGCAGGGCCCTGATCGGGCTTGAAAGGCTCCGCGATGCGAGCGCCGCCCTCGCCCAATGCGGGCACAAAGGCACTCGCCCGCCAACGGAGTTGAACGCCAGAAATGCCGTCGTAGTAGCCGTGTTCGGGGTGCTGGACGACCCAGCGGTTGGGGTGGGTGCCGAGTGCGGTGCGGGCCGGCTGGGTGAGGCGGCAGGTGGGAGGGGTGACGAGTTGCAGAGCGCGCC
Encoded here:
- a CDS encoding DUF6177 family protein: MTKDVIALTPGMPEPAALMAGLYAGGPDLRVNAVADGAVLQLCTAGGAPLISVEAPQLIHHPGEVRRLLGDQVPLPDGPFWWTEARATTAAPESERLAASFAGRVATLLGGTVWPPHVAHTDVVPTSGLTLPTPPGDLPPAVDIQTERASVILQDRPVIALTTWLSGALGAAAADGRALQLVTPPTCRLTQPARTALGTHPNRWVVQHPEHGYYDGISGVQLRWRASAFVPALGEGGARIAEPFKPDQGPAGHQLLLSIRTIQPATEELLLGGALETAWQHLTGAPPIGWGSSEPVNLPWSRRQLTAFARTRAQRSQSTWLFAIGGPEHPAIATTRVLHTQAGIEEDTTFALGYAPGIAPPLDALPELARLLTARHGVATMLATLRTGRSDLTAPSHFESLPVPVSFTLGPDAVRRAGLAHDEAPAPHLAPLRLGPTTAGALHYTLGDGTRPESWSRLKQVTRALNPQVQ
- a CDS encoding LysR substrate-binding domain-containing protein yields the protein MSSAEVDLALTRHPMTSPHLATGPVLVCEARMLAVPTGHPFTRRRTVTAEDLARVTVLRVPESLPDSLREDIAPPRTPAGKPVTPGPVTATFNEALTLVGAGEGVFVVGAHVRRYFARPDVAYVNLEGAAPVEWGLVWPTGRRYRPGPGLQRGRHRRARGPRAGPLSGEGSRSGAAPGSVGRIPRALSWTIPRAAPGRVEATASPVPIAAEGCA
- a CDS encoding LysR family transcriptional regulator encodes the protein MLERHEMEVFLALAEELHFGRTAERLHVSTARVSQTIAKLERRVGAPLFHRTSHRVELAPLGRDLYDEVRPAWDRISAAVVRAVEPGRGVTGTLRVAFTGRAAGQLLVAAAQEFRARHPDCDVQI